In the genome of Populus alba chromosome 11, ASM523922v2, whole genome shotgun sequence, one region contains:
- the LOC118031652 gene encoding LOW QUALITY PROTEIN: anthocyanidin reductase ((2S)-flavan-3-ol-forming) (The sequence of the model RefSeq protein was modified relative to this genomic sequence to represent the inferred CDS: deleted 1 base in 1 codon; substituted 1 base at 1 genomic stop codon), whose amino-acid sequence MARGRTRRHDYNRSQKAFQQFLDFFWPAIQGVHNVLKACAKAKTVKRVILTSSAAAVSINKLNGTGLVMDEKNWTDVEFLTSEKPPTWGYPASKTLAEKAAWKFAEENNIDLITVIPSLMITGAKPARNPEPQKCAFCMCFPFCSNXNITGFFMVFQQIAGNKFLINGLKGMQMLSGSISITHVEDVCLAHIFLAEKVSASGRYICCGGNTSVAELAKFLNKRYPQYQVPTDCGDFPSKAKLVITSEKLSSEGFSFKYGIEEIYDQTVEYFKANGLLN is encoded by the exons ATGGCGCGTGGGAGGACGCGTCGCCACGATTACAACAGATCCCAGAAGGCTTTCCAACAGtttctggattttttttgg CCGGCAATTCAAGGAGTGCATAATGTGTTGAAAGCCTGTGCAAAAGCTAAAACAGTTAAAAGGGTTATTTTGACATCCTCCGCTGCAGCTGTATCAATCAATAAGCTTAATGGCACAGGTTTGGTCATGGATGAGAAGAACTGGACTGATGTTGAGTTCTTAACTTCTGAGAAACCACCCACTTGG GGGTACCCTGCGTCCAAGACACTAGCTGAGAAGGCAGCCTGGAAATTTGCTGAAGAAAATAACATCGATCTCATTACTGTCATCCCTAGTCTCATGATTACAGGTGCTAAACCAGCCAGAAATCCCGAGCCTCAAAAATGTGCATTTTGTAtgtgttttcctttttgttcaaattaaaacataacTGGCTTTTTTATGGTGTTCCAACAAATTGCAGGGAATAAATTCCTGATTAATGGTTTGAAAGGTATGCAAATGCTGTCAGGTTCGATCTCTATTACACACGTAGAGGATGTTTGTCTCGCCCATATATTTTTAGCTGAGAAAGTATCTGCTTCTGGTAGATATATATGCTGT GGTGGTAACACCAGTGTTGCTGAGCTTGCCAAGTTCTTGAACAAACGATACCCCCAGTATCAAGTCCCAACCGA ttgTGGGGATTTCCCTTCCAAGGCCAAGCTGGTCATCACTTCAGAGAAGCTTAGTAGTGAGGGGTTCAGTTTCAAGTATGGAATCGAAGAGATCTATGACCAAACTGTGGAATACTTCAAGGCCAATGGATTGCTGAATTGA